One Candidatus Dependentiae bacterium DNA window includes the following coding sequences:
- a CDS encoding ankyrin repeat domain-containing protein, whose product MHLYLLIMAFSFLSSYLMSSGSYEPVRAQRFLTAVKSNNLKNAKSLITPEICSLQDFKGETPLHYTAVAWYPDDEVIPLVKLLLKKGAKPHVPDNTGVTPLHLAAMQVLKDQDRTALVKSLLKAGAQPNYKDKINGQTPLHYAFTAGLPRYSAVKQLLKAGANSSIKDTNGDTPLHLAAKMEGATQDHARIVRALLKKGNGNPFIKNNNGHTPFDISNNSKNRLITKELEKYTKRNRDGAHSSLT is encoded by the coding sequence ATGCACTTGTATCTACTTATAATGGCGTTTAGTTTTTTATCTAGTTATCTAATGAGCAGTGGCTCTTATGAACCTGTTAGAGCTCAGAGATTCTTAACTGCTGTAAAGTCAAATAATTTAAAAAACGCAAAGTCATTAATTACCCCCGAAATATGTTCTCTACAAGATTTCAAAGGAGAAACGCCACTCCATTATACAGCAGTAGCTTGGTATCCTGATGATGAAGTTATACCATTAGTTAAACTCTTGTTAAAAAAAGGTGCCAAGCCTCACGTACCAGATAATACTGGTGTTACACCATTACACCTTGCAGCGATGCAAGTTCTTAAAGATCAAGATAGAACTGCTTTAGTAAAATCATTGCTAAAAGCAGGCGCTCAACCTAATTATAAAGACAAAATTAACGGACAGACACCACTGCATTATGCTTTTACAGCAGGATTGCCTCGTTACTCTGCTGTAAAACAATTACTAAAAGCAGGAGCAAATAGCTCTATTAAAGATACAAATGGCGATACACCCTTGCATTTAGCAGCTAAAATGGAAGGTGCCACTCAAGATCATGCTCGTATAGTAAGAGCTTTGCTTAAAAAAGGGAACGGTAATCCTTTTATAAAAAACAATAACGGTCATACCCCATTTGATATAAGTAATAACTCAAAAAACAGGCTAATAACTAAAGAATTGGAAAAATATACAAAGCGCAATAGAGACGGTGCTCACAGCTCTTTAACTTAG